The DNA sequence CCTCCTTCGCGCGACCTTTCAAGTCTTCAGCCGTGTTCTTTGCGTCGTCGGTTATTCCCATGTCGTGGAATCCTTTCCGTTGGGCGGTGCTCGATCGTTACCTACTCCCGGGGGCAGCCGATCGATTCACGGTTGCACCCAAGCTTTTTCGTCCTGTGCTCAGACGACCTGCGGGCGGACCTTGTCCTCGGATACTTCCTTGACCAGGAGCTGGACGTCCAGGTCGTTGTTGGCCGCACGCCGAATATCGGCGCCGCATTGTCGGGCGAGGTGTCGGATTTCAGTGGTTGAGGTATGGGGCGAGACGCCCATGGTGACTCGGACCACCGGTCGGCCCTTCTCGCGGAGTGTCACTGCGCGGGCACTCTGCACGGAGGGGTGACGTGCCAGGTCATCCGCGGCCGCGTCGGCCAATCGGGACAGATCGACTTGCCCGTCGGTGTCGCCGAGACTGCGGACCGATGTGGGGCGCAGATGGACGAGCAATAACCAGAGCCCGACGAGGAAGGCAGCGACTCCGGCTCCCGCAAGAACGCCTGATAGCCACGGCCATTCGAGTGCGCGGGCCGGGGCCTGTGAGTCGACTGCTGCCGCCGCCTGGCGCGCCTGGCGCGCCAGGCGGGTGTCGGTGCGGTAGCCAATCAGCCAGACCGCGCTGGTCAACAACACGATGGCCAATAGAGCCGTGAGTAACCTATCGATGAATTGCGTGGTGCGCGTCACTGATTGGTTCCGCCCTTCTTCTCGCGAAGTGAGCCGCGATGTCCGTCGCGCCATCGGTGAACTGATGCATGAGGCACCAAGATTCCATCGCCTACCGCGATATGGGTGCGGCGTCGCGGCTTCACCGCGAGGACGAGCAGGATCAATCCCGCGATCCCCGCCACCACGGCTGCTGGCCAGGTCCACCACATCCAGTGCGCGTGCTGTACCCACCCGGCCACTGTGGCGGTCCACATCGAACCGCCTACCCATCCCACACCGATCGCTGCGTCGCGCAGCGCGATCACGCCCGCGGCAACCAGCCCCATGGCGATGAGGGTGCTGGTGATGGTTGATCCGGCGACACGGTGCGGTCCTCGGTATCTACTGCTTACCTCTATCGCGGTGTCGCTCTCCTCCGGGTCACCGGCATCTGCGGCGTAGGCGTCGGCCACTTCGGCCGGCGTGCGATTGCTTTCGATCCGCGCGATACGCACGTTGACGCCGGCCGGGTCCTCGCCGAGCGATTCGTGCAGTTCTTGGGCCACCGCTGCCCGGACCGCGTCGACAACGCGCGCACCGTCAGTGGGCCAGGTGGCCGCGATCTTGACGTTCACCGTGGGGCGTATGTCGTCGGCGATGGCGATCGATGGCAATGCCCGGCCGGGAGCCATGCTCCCGTGGCGAACCACCCCGGGTACCGAAAGCACGGCATGCTCAATCAAACGATGGCGCACCCGCTCGTGAACGCGGGTAGTACCGCGCACCGGTACCACCCCAGTAGTGGTCACCATCGTCAGCTCCGGTCGCGGCGACCGAGCGCGGTGAGATCGATGGTGCCGTCGAGATGCGCACCGAGGGCGCCTCCGGCTCCGGCCAATACCACCGCAAGGAGGAATCCGATCAGGCCACCAGTGACGACTGCTATCGCCAGCAGCAGGCCCGCGAACAGGCCGATCACTGTGTAATTTCCATTCATTCTCGTCATCTCCTATCGAGATATTTGATGCGTTGTCGCTGGATGCGCCGCCGGCGAGCTGCGCTCGCAAGGGTCGTAAACCGGCCGCGCCAGGTCCGCTGTACTCGAACCGTGGCGCGCCGCGGGGCTCGATCGTCGGCCAGAGTCTGCAGCGCTGCCATGAGCGCCTCTCCCGATCCACCCGCATCGGGGTGATGCCTTCGTACGGCCTCGCGGCGTGCCTGCCGTTCA is a window from the Mycobacteroides salmoniphilum genome containing:
- a CDS encoding DUF2273 domain-containing protein; this translates as MNGNYTVIGLFAGLLLAIAVVTGGLIGFLLAVVLAGAGGALGAHLDGTIDLTALGRRDRS